The Deltaproteobacteria bacterium genome segment GATCTTCGTCGAGGGGCTGGGGCTCGATTCGATCGACGCCCTCGAGCTGGTGGTGCTGGTCGAGGAGCATTTCCACATCAGCATCCCGGACGAGGAAGTCGGCAAGCTGGCCTTCGCCTCGATCAACGCCCTGGCGGATTTCGTTCTGGCAAACCAAGGTGCCGCGCCCACCCCGCAGCTATAGCCGCACGTTGGCGGCTGGTGCGGTCGTGCTCGCGCTGCTGTCGGCAGGTGCGAGCCGCGCGCAGCCGTGCGATTCGACCGCCGCCTGCCTGCGTCTCCTCGAGGCCGCTCAGCGTCAGACGCGCACGATCACCGCCGACTTCGTTCAGGTCAAGCACCTCAGCTTGCTTGATGAGCCGCTGGTGTCGAGCGGCCGATTCGTCTTCAAGTGGCCCGACCGGATGTTGCTGCAAGTCGAGCGGCCACAGCCGGCGACGGTGGTGGTCAACGGCAGCGAGGTGCAGATCCCCAACCTGCCCGAGCGCGAGCGCCAGGCCGTCGCGATGGCACCGATCGCGGCGATGTTTACGCATCTGGGCGCCATCTTCACCGGCTCGGTGCAGGGGTTGGG includes the following:
- a CDS encoding acyl carrier protein; the protein is MNRDELRHRLKVLLIEGLKLEDKRPEDIADAEPIFVEGLGLDSIDALELVVLVEEHFHISIPDEEVGKLAFASINALADFVLANQGAAPTPQL
- a CDS encoding outer membrane lipoprotein carrier protein LolA, translating into MPRPPRSYSRTLAAGAVVLALLSAGASRAQPCDSTAACLRLLEAAQRQTRTITADFVQVKHLSLLDEPLVSSGRFVFKWPDRMLLQVERPQPATVVVNGSEVQIPNLPERERQAVAMAPIAAMFTHLGAIFTGSVQGLGEGVEVVAAPDGAAVVVKLVPRQEKWQRWFRALEIRFAGRELVAETIRLEDGFGDRLEITLRNVQRNADVPDALFAR